The Leptospira tipperaryensis genomic sequence TCTTCTCCTCGATCTTTCAAAAAATATAATAACAAAACGTCTCGAATTCGAGCCGAACCCAATTCGATTTTATTCGCGGACGTAAGAAAGCACTCCAGGCGCTCGCTTATTTATAATATATATATTTTCTATAATATAGAGCGCGCTTATAAAGAAACTCTCCGCTTTCGGTGTTATTTTGAGAATAAAATTCTCTCAAGAGTTATCTTAAGAAACAATTAAAAAAGAGTCACAGATGTTTCTAAAAATATTCTCATTCCCCTTTCTCCTATTAACTATTTCGTTAATAGGATCCTCTTCGGAAAGAACTGAACAGGATGACTTGTGGGATCTCCCCGCAAGCAGGTAATCTGACTCCGACGACAGTATCATTCCGAGCAGGTTGCCAAAAGGACTAAACGGAAAAAAACTACAAAGCCAAAAAAACCTCTTCTGTCTTCTCAACAAAAGAGAGATCTAACTCCGTGATCGCTTTCTTAGAATGTGTGGTAACTTCAACCTTTACCGTGTTATAGCGGAGAATGAGATCCGGATGATGGTCCATCTTTTCCGCAATGGCAGCTAACGCGTTTACGAATTCAACGGCGGATCGATAAGAAGTAAAATGGAAAGTTTTTTCTAAAACGGGAATTTCTTCCGGAGAAACAATCTCCCAGCCGGAAGGAATTCTCTTTTTGATTCTTTCCAGCTCGGAAGGGTCCATAAAAAATTAAAAAACCTTTTTGAGGGTTTGTTTGATTTTTTCCGCGTCGTCCACGGCTCCATTCGAAAGGGAACCGGCCCTCGCCATCAAGTTGACGGCGCCGTCCATTCTCGCTTTGAGTTCTTCGATCTTCTGAAGTTGTTCATTCAAAAATGCGATCTTAGAATCCAGTTCCATTTCTCTTCTCTCTAACAAGAGTTTGAAATTGTCCAATTCTTGAATTTTCTTCCGAGTTTTTTTAGCCTCGGTATCTACGTCTTTTCTGTAATATTTCTCTAATTCTTTTTCGGCTTGAAGATGACGATCTCTCTCGGCCTTGAATTCTTTTTTCATCAACTTCAAAGCCTGGCGATACGCCTTATTGAAGATTCTTTGCTTTTGACGTCTTCTGAGACGAACCAGTTTGCTGATCCAATTCATACTTATGTCCTGATATTTAATGATTCTTACTGCAAAAAATTTTCACATGAGAATGTCAGGACTCTTATCGGCATCGGCTTTGTTACTCTTGGGCCGAAAATTTCCAACATTCTATCTTTTCATTCAGAGGAACCGGAAAATCAGATCTCCGGAGTTAGATTCTTCCATCCTTTTCATTAGACCCTAAAATTCGAGAGAAAAACCTCCCCCAAAAAGGACGAAAGTAGTTGATTCTACAGAGATAAAACTTAGAAAAAGAATCCGGGAGGAATCATCCATGACATCCAGAGCGGAAGATTTCAATGAAGAAGTAGAATCACTCAAAGACAAAGCAAAACGGATCACCGGAAAGGCGCGCGAAGAATATTTAGAACACGTCTCGGATCTGAAAGAAAAAATCAAACAGATCTCCGGCGACACCTCCGAAAAGGCGAAACAAATTATTGACGAAACCGGAACTTATATCAAAGAAAATCCTCAAAAAGCGACTCTCATCGGGCTCGGCGTAGGACTTGGAATCGGACTTCTCGTCGGGATGATGATTCGCAGAAAATAACGAACCGGTAAAAGATGGCAAAAAAAAGAAAATCAGATTCCACATCGGAATCGTATGACAACGAATACACGAAAAGAGGAAACGATCTCAAATCCCATTTCCTCTCTCTTGTTGATTCCATTCTGGAATACTTCCAAACCCTTCTCCTCTACGGACAGAAATACTTACTCAGAAGATTCCAGGCGGGAATCCAAGCTTATATCTTTTTAAAGTTGGGTCTTTTCTTTCTTGGAATCGGCGCAGTTTCCTTTTTAGGAGCCTTATTCTTTTTCTTGTTCAGAATCACAGGAGGAGATCTTCTCCTGTCCAGCCTCGGAACCGGCGGAGTCAGTTTTTTCTTTTCTCTGATCTTCCTCTGGCTCGCGGCCTCTTCTCTTAAAATCAAGGATCGATGATGAAAGAATTTCCAGATCTCAACCCTTTTGACGGAAGCGACCGATTTCTTGGAAAAGATCCATCGGATATGAGCATGGAAGAGTTAAAGTTATACCTTCATATCCAAAAACTCAGAGTCCGTCTGGAGTTTGAAAAATTTCAATCTTCGATCAACTACACAGGGATGATCGTAGAAGCTTTGGAAAAACTCGGAATGGGAGAATTCTTACAATCTTTCCTTAAGGTTCCGGATAACGTAACTCCCGAAGATTGATTTCGTCTAACGCATCCCAAAAAGCGCCTTTTTAGCCTGCTAAAGAAGATCAGAATTTTTTCTAAGTTCCGACAATCCCCCGTAAAACGGTCGCCCCCACCCTCATCGGGTGGTGGAGGCGGGCCTTGAGGGAAAACCTCGGAAATTTTTCTCTATCAGAAAAACATACTTTTTGCAAATCCTTTTCCCGTGGTAAAACGTTGGAGTTCCTACAACTTTCAGGCAAAAAATTTACTTGCTCAACTGCACAAATTCCAGTCGTGAACTTTTCCGCTCGGAAGCCGAAAACAAAATTTGGATCAATGATTCTCCATTCTCCTTGTTGTTGATTTATTCCGAAACGAATTAGCTTTTTTAAAAAGCCAACTCGCCTTTTTGGAATTGTAAATTCAATAACACAAAGGAACCCATGCTCAGTCCGATCCAAATCGCAAAAAAACTCGTTTTAGAATATTCTTATCCGAAAGGATTGTTAGACCAGATTCCCGCAGAAGGAACGTATTACAACGGATCTTCTTCCGTTTATTTAGAAGAGGATGAAACGGTAACTCCTGAAATTCTTTCCAAAGCTCTGAGCTACTTTATCGAAATCGACGAAAAGGAAGTTTCCGAAGAGGAAATTCCTCTGGGTTCTTCTAAAATGAAAGGACTTCCTCATCTTCCGGACCCCGGCTTTTGGCCGAAGGCCACCTATTTTTTCGCACAACTCAATGTTGCAGAATTCAAAAAATATGATATTGAAAACCTTTTTCCCGATCAGGGAATTCTTTACGTTTTTGATAACATCGAAGGAGAATTCACTCTAAAATTTTATGAAGGACCGATTTCAAATCTAAAAATCACGGATTATCCGGACGCAAAAACTCTTCCCGAAGCGAAATACTATCTGGAAGAATATCGCGATGTCGCTTATCAATTGAGTTTTAAACCGAATTACATTTTCTACGTCGCCGGCGACGCCTACGATTACAGGACGATCGCAAAGTTGATCCCGCAAGATCTCTCCGATCAGCTTAGGAAAATTTTTAAAGCGGAACTTGCGACTTGGAGCCCGAGCTTGCGGATCTTTGGAAGACCTCTCTTCTGGCAAGGGGAAGATGAAGAAGGATTCGACTATGATGATGACGAAGGCGAGGAGGAGGAAACTGAGGAAGTTGAAAATCTCACAGAGGAAGAGAATGACATTCTGATCTTTCATTCCGAAATCGGAGAAGGACATTTTCACATCCGAATCGATCGAAAAAATCTAAAAGACAAAAAGTTCGACGCCGCGTATTCTACTTATTCCGGAACTTGAAAATAAGACAATCTTTTGCCCGGAGCTTTTTTAGTCCGGGTAAAAGATTTTTTTTCTTCGTAAAAATTCTTATCTGGAAACGTTTACTTGGAAATGGTTTCTACTTCGACCGCAGGATACGTTTTCACTTCTCGAATCTGAATCGTTTCGACTCGATCTTCTCCGGCGATAATATCAGAAAGAATCACAACCTGATCCCCATCCACAAGCCTCTCTGCTTTTTTTAAGGTTTCGATTGCAAGACGAATCGTCTTTTCAGGATCTCTGGAAAAATCGATTCGATAAGGAATCACTCCTCTCGTAAGCCAAAGTTTCCGTCTCACGGTCGTCATATTGGTAAACGCATAGATCAACGGATAATGAGGATGAAAACCGGCCACGTTGAGCGCTGTCGTCCCTCTTCTCGTAATGACGATGATCGCAGGACATTTAAGAGAATCCGCAAGTTCCGAAGCGGACTTCGCCATTTGTTCTTTTTTATCCTGCGGAATTTTTTCCCGAACGTAGTCGACGCCGCCGGTCCTTTCGACACGTTGTGCGATCTTGTCCATCATCTCTACACAACGAACCGGAAATTTTCCAGCCGCGGTTTCACCAGAAAGCATGATTGCATCCGCTTCTTCATAGACCGCGTTCGCGACGTCGGTTACTTCGGCTCTTGTAGGAGACGGGTTATTGATCATCGATTCCAAAAGGTGGGTCGCGACGATCACCCTTTTACCGCGCAGCGCGCATTCTTTGATGATGGCCCTTTGTAAGATCGGAAGTTCTTCGATCGGAACTTCGACTCCCAAATCTCCCCTTGCTACCATCACACCGTCCGATGCCGCGACAATTTCTTTCATATTGCGAACGGCTTCCTGGTCTTCGATCTTTGCGATGATCTGCGCGTGACCTTTATTATCATCGATGATCTTCTTTAACTGATCGATGTCTTCGACGGAACGAACAAAGGAAAGCGCGATAAAGTCCACGTCTTCTTCCAGACCAAAAAGAATATCCTTATGATCTTTGGCTGTGATCGAAGGAAGATTGACTCGAATCCCGGGAAGATTGATATGTTTTCTGGACCCGAGTCTTCCTCCGTCCAA encodes the following:
- a CDS encoding DUF883 family protein, with protein sequence MTSRAEDFNEEVESLKDKAKRITGKAREEYLEHVSDLKEKIKQISGDTSEKAKQIIDETGTYIKENPQKATLIGLGVGLGIGLLVGMMIRRK
- a CDS encoding 4a-hydroxytetrahydrobiopterin dehydratase, with the protein product MDPSELERIKKRIPSGWEIVSPEEIPVLEKTFHFTSYRSAVEFVNALAAIAEKMDHHPDLILRYNTVKVEVTTHSKKAITELDLSFVEKTEEVFLAL
- a CDS encoding LBF_4227 family protein encodes the protein MAKKRKSDSTSESYDNEYTKRGNDLKSHFLSLVDSILEYFQTLLLYGQKYLLRRFQAGIQAYIFLKLGLFFLGIGAVSFLGALFFFLFRITGGDLLLSSLGTGGVSFFFSLIFLWLAASSLKIKDR
- a CDS encoding DUF1963 domain-containing protein: MLSPIQIAKKLVLEYSYPKGLLDQIPAEGTYYNGSSSVYLEEDETVTPEILSKALSYFIEIDEKEVSEEEIPLGSSKMKGLPHLPDPGFWPKATYFFAQLNVAEFKKYDIENLFPDQGILYVFDNIEGEFTLKFYEGPISNLKITDYPDAKTLPEAKYYLEEYRDVAYQLSFKPNYIFYVAGDAYDYRTIAKLIPQDLSDQLRKIFKAELATWSPSLRIFGRPLFWQGEDEEGFDYDDDEGEEEETEEVENLTEEENDILIFHSEIGEGHFHIRIDRKNLKDKKFDAAYSTYSGT
- the pyk gene encoding pyruvate kinase; translation: MKSESSVFRKTKIICTIGPATAEKKMIQALAEAGMNVARLNMSHGNHDFHRSIIRNIKALNKDVLKNPIAILLDTQGPEIRTGDLQVDHLDLKVGETFTFHIIPGAESEEQSVFVNYKDIVKDLKVGDPVTVDNGLINLVVEEINDSALKCKVLDGGRLGSRKHINLPGIRVNLPSITAKDHKDILFGLEEDVDFIALSFVRSVEDIDQLKKIIDDNKGHAQIIAKIEDQEAVRNMKEIVAASDGVMVARGDLGVEVPIEELPILQRAIIKECALRGKRVIVATHLLESMINNPSPTRAEVTDVANAVYEEADAIMLSGETAAGKFPVRCVEMMDKIAQRVERTGGVDYVREKIPQDKKEQMAKSASELADSLKCPAIIVITRRGTTALNVAGFHPHYPLIYAFTNMTTVRRKLWLTRGVIPYRIDFSRDPEKTIRLAIETLKKAERLVDGDQVVILSDIIAGEDRVETIQIREVKTYPAVEVETISK